In one window of Temnothorax longispinosus isolate EJ_2023e chromosome 9, Tlon_JGU_v1, whole genome shotgun sequence DNA:
- the LOC139818888 gene encoding alpha- and gamma-adaptin-binding protein p34, with protein sequence MNLPRVLIVSTKEGKAKEIAESIGAERLSEEDKIVDYMWNIDNKYYTSQVLVRAVENLSHKLSAEEVDALIVYHDAQADKVDEELEQLASLATSLTAAEVLLFSCGAISDSFLRDKVLNWCVRNKFELVELEQTGDSECDAEGNKYGIERIIEALHAHMWPNIVLKDKSCMGQALEVNKIEEQFENIRLTRDPSETLRMQDMLDGIMGDENADFGELYGQLMAMKEHAASLPTNERRLVAEQVVTAFWKAMGGDLLEIED encoded by the exons ATGAATCTACCTCGAGTACTGATTGTTAGCACGAAGGAGGGGAAGGCTAAGGAAATCGCAGAAA GCATCGGGGCGGAACGTCTGTCCGAGGAAGACAAGATTGTGGACTACATGTGGAACATTGACAACAAGTATTACACATCACAGGTCTTGGTACGCGCCGTAGAAAACTTATCCCACAAACTGTCAGCGGAAGAGGTCGACGCGTTAATCGTGTACCACGACGCGCAGGCA GATAAGGTGGACGAGGAGCTGGAGCAATTGGCGTCCTTGGCCACTTCTTTGACAGCAGCAGAGGTGCTGTTGTTTTCCTGTGGCGCGATATCCGACTCGTTTCTGCGAGATAAAG TGTTAAATTGGTGCGTGCGCAACAAGTTTGAGCTGGTCGAGTTGGAGCAAACGGGAGATTCGGAATGCGATGCGGAGGGCAATAAATATGGCATCGAGAGGATCATCGAAGCTCTGCATGCTCACATGTGGCCCAATATCGTGCTTAAAG ACAAGTCGTGTATGGGGCAAGCGCTGGAAGTGAACAAGATTGAGGAACAATTTGAGAATATTCGGTTAACGCGCGACCCTTCAGAAACACTACGCATGCAAGACATGCTCG ACGGCATAATGGGCGACGAAAATGCGGACTTCGGAGAGCTGTACGGCCAATTGATGGCCATGAAGGAGCACGCGGCGTCCTTGCCGACGAATGAAAGGCGCTTAGTGGCGGAGCAAGTAGTCACCGCTTTTTGGAAAGCTATGGGTGGCGATCTTCTGGAGATCGAGGATTAA
- the LOC139818884 gene encoding neprilysin-like codes for MRRLILLAFIGVLLVKNGTPSKNQKYPSHLEWLFGLNNKQDESKEENKEVNNSTVCESQECKKIARIITESMDKTVDPCDDFYEYACGNWPKHNPLPEGMETWSMFASAQMNVLKQIKEIFDEGPKKSDPLAVKLAKKWYAVCTDTDTMEKYGLEPLVFTMSRIGGWPLIMEPDEWNEQEYSWQKVDDQYVRLTGRNAFHDVRVIDYGWNDTRKIVHINMPHMPPGSYRVWGEIDDSEEDESDEDPSDEEKQSDEQKDSQEPGSENKDDNETDPSDEEKQSDEQKGSQEPGSENKDDNKTGTNSNDDNESDNDDDDEDDNNNDDEDDNDDDENDAKDDDEEDDEDDDNDTNEQNDDDNEKKKVGMKKTGKSVKKIKNKNKKLGHSKRMKSSTHSKKYKNHKMKKERVKRRAISTHVHEKLHVRKNKRNRVKHQERMERLKKTLEATTPQISTEVTIGEVDELKKYANYISKVARAIAKVRGVEVSEEHMNKDIQDMIEFNMKLAKITTDLSKDKKMTLKDFQAWYDEKKPATPNSAINWVYKIGELFDEAHVSIDSDLDLKINSPNYFDGLVALLDETSSRTIVNYIHWNFLSRIIKTTTSEMRKLYNAWEGKEENDDEDIYGFPARWFQCTRREMEMSDILAYEYVRKHFSDEIMATASDMIDDIQKEVEYQIKESDWVDEDTRDFVLAKLVNMNNFIGYPDWYRNNTIVKRYFQGLVVGNSHYENTLSYDRYSKWKSLRSLLKTGEEEEEEEMISPVMVNAFFSPDDNSIALSAADFQSPLFAYDRPQVINYGIIGSIMGHEVNHGFDDSGHLYDKNGDFVEWLSAMAEAYGKRAECFVEQFNNYPVDKESNFKIKNYGNKTAGENIADTMGLEAAFRAYQRRERECGKPDTVLPGHEDLTTEQLFFLSFANLWCEAAATSNATIGDAQSDVHSTGRLRVIGSLSNSQDFAEAYNCPVGSAMNPEKKCHIWK; via the exons ATGAGGCGGTTAATCCTTCT CGCCTTCATTGGCGTGCTTCTAGTGAAAAATGGCACACCGTCGAAAAACCAGAAATATCCTTCACATCTGGAATGGTTGTTTGgtttaaacaataaacaaGATGAAAGTaaggaagaaaataaggaAGTAAATAACTCGACTGTATGCGAATCTCAGGAGTGCaaaaaaatag cTCGGATAATAACGGAAAGCATGGACAAAACTGTGGATCCGTGCGatgatttttatgaatacGCATGTGGAAACTGGCCGAAGCATAATCCCCTTCCGGAGGGGATGGAAACCTGGAGTATGTTCGCAAGTGCGCAAATGAATGTCTTGAAGCAAATAAAGG AAATTTTTGACGAGGGTCCCAAGAAGAGCGATCCTCTGGCGGTGAAGCTCGCGAAGAAGTGGTACGCGGTATGTACGGATACAG ATACAATGGAGAAGTATGGGCTCGAGCCGCTTGTCTTTACCATGTCGCGAATAGGCGGCTGGCCGTTGATAATGGAACCGGACGAGTGGAACGAGCAGGAATACAGTTGGCAAAAAGTGGATGATCAATATGTGCGCTTGACGGGAAGAAATGCTTTTCACGACGTGCGCGTGATCGATTATGGTTGGAACGATACTCGGAAAATAGTACAT ATCAATATGCCGCATATGCCTCCGGGTTCATATAGAGTCTGGGGTGAAATCGACGATAGCGAAGAAGATGAAAGCGATGAGGATCCTAGTGACGAGGAGAAGCAAAGCGACGAGCAGAAAGATAGTCAAGAACCTGGAAGCGAAAACAAAGATGATAACGAAACCG ATCCCAGTGACGAGGAGAAGCAAAGCGACGAGCAGAAAGGTAGTCAAGAACCTGGAAGCGAAAACAAAGATGATAACAAAACCGGCACTAATAGTAACGATGACAATGAAAGTGAtaatgacgacgacgatgaagaCGATAATAACAATGATGACGAAGATGATAATGATGACGATGAAAATGACGCTAAAGATGACGACGAAGAAGACGATGAAGATGATGATAACGATACAAACGAACAGAATGACGATGATAACGAGAAGAAGAAAGTCGGCATGAAAAAGACTGGTAAgtccgtaaaaaaaataaaaaataaaaataaaaaattgggaCATAGTAAACGGATGAAGAGTAGTACTCACTCCAAGAAGTACAAAAACCATAAGATGAAGAAAGAGAGGGTAAAGAGACGAGCAATATCGACACATGTTCACGAGAAATTACACGTGCGGAAGAACAAAAGAAATCGCGTGAAGCATCAAGAACGTATGGAGAGACTAAAGAAAACTTTAGAGGCGACAACACCGCAGATCAGCACAGAAGTAACGATTGGTGAAGTTGATGAGCTGAAGAAATACGCTAATTACATCTCGAAAGTAGCTCGCGCCATAGCGAAAGTAAGAGGTGTCGAAGTCTCGGAGGAACATATGAATAAAGATATTCAAGATATGATCGAATTTAACATGAAACTAGCTAAG attacTACAGATCTCAGCAAGGATAAGAAGATGACGCTCAAAGATTTTCAAGCATGGTATGATGAAAAGAAACCTGCAACTCCCAACAGCGCA ATTAACTGGGTGTACAAAATTGGAGAATTATTTGATGAGGCCCACGTGTCTATAGATAGcgatttagatttaaaaattaattcaccAAATTACTTCGATGGTCTTGTCGCTTTGCTGGATGAGACGTCGAGTCGAACAATCG TGAACTATATACATTGGAATTTCTTGAgcagaataataaaaactacCACAAGtgaaatgagaaaattatacaatgcATGGGAAGGAAAAGAGGAGAATGATGATGAAGATATATATGGATTTCCAGCAAG ATGGTTCCAATGTACACGACGAGAAATGGAGATGAGCGACATTCTAGCGTACGAATATGTGAGAAAGCATTTCTCTGATGAAATCATGGCAACC GCATCTGACATGATAGACGATATACAAAAGGAAGTAGAGTATCAGATTAAAGAATCAGATTGGGTGGATGAGGATACTAGGGATTTTGTTTTAGCGAAATTAGTGAATATGAACAACTTTATCGGATATCCAGATTGGTATAGGAATAACACTATCGTTAAACGATATTTTCAAGGA CTCGTTGTCGGAAATTCGCATTACGAGAATACTCTCAGCTATGACAGATACAGTAAGTGGAAAAGTCTACGAAGCTTATTGAAGACAGgtgaagaggaagaggaagagga AATGATAAGCCCTGTAATGGTAAATGCATTTTTCTCCCCGGATGACAATTCTATAG CCCTCTCGGCAGCGGATTTCCAGAGCCCATTATTTGCTTATGACCGACCACA AGTTATTAATTATGGTATTATTGGATCAATCATGGGTCACGAAGTTAATCATGGATTCGATGATTCTG gacACTTGTATGACAAGAACGGAGATTTTGTGGAATGGTTATCCGCAATGGCCGAAGCATATGGCAAAAGAGCAGAATGTTTTGTcgaacaatttaataattatcccGTTGACAAAGaatcgaattttaaaataaag AATTATGGCAACAAGACGGCGGGAGAGAATATCGCGGATACAATGGGATTAGAGGCAGCGTTTAGAGCGTAtcaaaggagagaaagagaatgcgGAAAACCGGATACTGTGTTGCCGGGCCATGAAGACCTCACGACCGAACAACTTTTCTTCCTATCCTTTGCTAAT TTGTGGTGTGAAGCTGCGGCAACGAGTAACGCCACTATAGGTGACGCTCAATCTGACGTGCATAGCACCGGACGGTTGAGAGTGATAGGAAGCCTTTCAAATTCACAAGACTTCGCCGAAGCTTACAATTGCCCGGTTGGCAGTGCAATGAATCCCGAAAAGAAATGCCATATTTGGAAATGA